From the Peromyscus leucopus breed LL Stock chromosome 8b, UCI_PerLeu_2.1, whole genome shotgun sequence genome, one window contains:
- the LOC114707704 gene encoding protein SLFN14 — protein sequence MPYAEITVNLGKVTLGEENRKKMTNSCLKRYENSSIIQAVCALLNSGGGVIKAEIDDKNYSYRCHGLGQDLETSFQKLLPSGSQKYLDCMQQNHDLLIFVKSWSPDASSLPLKICSLRSNLYQRDVTSAINLSASSALELLKEKESRAQRGAPRVHSQKCTLNRSIQEEEDIKVCASEFFKKDKLNYKEKLNFTESTHVEFKRFTTKKIVPRIKETLAHYVSAFANTQGGYIIIGVDDKSKEVFGCKKEKMNPESLKTEIKNCIEKLPTYHFCLEKPRVNFTTKILKVYQKEALYGYVCVVRVEPFCCAVFAEDPDSWIMKDNVVKRLGAQQWVDMMLDIQPDPSSLPATNSSAHPISSASPAPRKPAYLTKAMECKETLQRHLFPVTQANLQFQPESLCKKLFSDHQGLEDLLKAQTHPCSHGIVIVSRSWAGDIGLTKEQNVLCDALLVAANSPLVLYTILTDPSWNGGSDYVYNTALQLKQQLQTLGGYSGKVCIIPRQIDLTSRGPRPEESPVYYPRSYMLSSKTEVENVLQALVVVSLCSRSVLSDKLGSKFFKQRIEDQCNSLSKSLQETRELFIHCFPGIRKTALAIKITEKIKDVFHCKPKEILYVCENDSLRDFVM from the exons ATGCCCTATGCTGAGATCACCGTAAATTTGGGCAAAGTGACTTtaggagaagaaaacaggaagaagatgACCAATAGCTGCTTGAAAAGATACGAGAACTCTAGTATCATCCAGGCTGTCTGTGCACTGCTGAATTCTGGAGGAGGTGTGATCAAAGCAGAGATCGATGACAAAAACTATAGTTACCGATGCCACGGCCTGGGACAGGATTTGGAAACTTCGTTTCAAAAGCTCCTTCCATCAGGTTCACAGAAGTACCTTGACTGTATGCAACAGAACCATGACCTGCTGATTTTTGTGAAGTCATGGAGCCCAGATGCCTCCAGCCTTCCACTGAAGATTTGCAGTTTACGCTCCAACTTATACCAGAGAGATGTGACCTCTGCCATCAACCTGAGTGCCAGCAGTGCCCTGGAGCTTCTCAAAGAGAAAGAGTCTAGAGCCCAAAGAGGTGCCCCCAGGGTGCATTCTCAGAAATGCACCCTCAACAGATCCATTCAGGAAGAAGAAGATATTAAGGTGTGTGCCTCagaattttttaagaaagataaaCTCAATTATAAGGAGAAGCTTAACTTCACAGAGTCAACACACGTCGAGTTTAAAAGGTTCACCACCAAAAAGATTGTCCCTCGGATTAAAGAGACACTGGCTCATTATGTTTCTGCATTTGCCAACACTCAAGGGGGATACATAATTATTGGGGTTGATGATAAGAGCAAAGAAGTGTTTggatgtaagaaagaaaaaatgaaccccgaatcactgaaaacagaaataaaaaactgCATAGAAAAGCTGCCCACATACCACTTCTGTCTCGAAAAGCCCAGGGTGAATTTCACGACCAAAATTTTGAAGGTTTACCAAAAAGAAGCCCTGTATGGCTATGTCTGTGTGGTTCGAGTAGAGCCCTTTTGCTGTGCCGTGTTTGCGGAGGACCCAGATTCCTGGATCATGAAGGACAATGTTGTCAAAAGGCTGGGGGCTCAACAGTGGGTGGACATGATGCTGGATATTCAGCCag ATCCTTCCAGTTTGCCCGCCACCAATTCCAGTGCTCACCCGATTTCATCAGCTTCACCTGCGCCAAGAAAGCCAGCGTATCTCACAAAAGCCATGGAATGTAAGGAGACCCTGCAGCGCCATTTGTTTCCAG TGACACAGGCAAACCTACAATTTCAGCCAGAATCCCTCTGTAAGAAGCTGTTCTCAGATCATCAAGGACTGGAGGACTTACTGAAGGCACAGACACATCCTTGTTCTCATGGGATTGTGATAGTTTCTAGAAGCTGGGCTGGTGACATTGGTTTAACGAAAGAGCAGAATGTCCTATGTGATGCTCTCCTGGTAGCAGCCAACAGCCCTCTGGTACTCTACACAATCTTAACAGATCCGAGTTGGAATGGAGGTTCTGACTATGTGTACAACACCGCCCTTCAGTTAAAGCAGCAGCTCCAGACTCTTGGCGGCTACTCAGGGAAAGTTTGCATCATTCCAAGGCAGATAGACCTGACCAGCAGAGGGCCCAGACCTGAGGAGTCCCCAGTGTACTACCCCAGATCCTACATGCTGTCTAGTAAAACGGAAGTAGAGAATGTGCTACAAGCCCTTGTAGTGGTCTCACTGTGCTCCAGGTCGGTGCTGAGTGACAAGCTGGGCTCCAAGTTTTTCAAGCAGCGTATAGAAGACCAATGCAACTCACTCTCCAAGAGCCTCCAGGAAACCCGGGAATTGTTCATCCATTGCTTTCCGGGAATCAGGAAGACAGCTCTAGCCATAAAGATCACGGAGAAAATTAAGGATGTGTTCCACTGCAAACCAAAAGAGATCCTCTATGTTTGTGAAAATGACTCCCTCAGGGATTTTGTGATGTGA